A portion of the Cryptomeria japonica chromosome 5, Sugi_1.0, whole genome shotgun sequence genome contains these proteins:
- the LOC131041156 gene encoding GRAS family protein RAD1-like, translated as MAPVVMEPTCQNTLKRKGPETLLQLGCRYPHNDDIESGDDITPHGLSYAYKNSPPLGIYPSPDHTTSPPNDDTSVITQENNGTNSERYRRMNGPARQKRNASTPLVESEKNGTFPFLYGEETLKGKPEVEKFSPKKPQFRDHIWKYAQMYRAETCMTVDLEEAVGNNTPAGGGEIDPGEGVELVQRLFACAEAVACRDARQAAKIIHDLGYLVSPYGSSLQRVATCFIRGLAVRLAVLLNPNGCSSLPQAASPLSQVEEPSKGEKEEALRLVYEQCPYIPFGHFAANVAIMEAFEGEDFVHVVDLGMTSGLSCGLQWCHLIEKLVARRGGPPQLLRITGIGSSAATMAVIGAQIEAHAQAMDLALEFQPVEAALENVVASMLEIRDGEALAVNSVVELHCVVKESRGSLNAVLQAIHKLRPKVLTLVEQDASHNGPFFLGRFMEALYYYSAIFDSLDAILPRSSTQRVKMEQFYFGEEIKNIVSCEGPARVERHERVDQWRRRMSRAGFQSSPLKIITLAKAWLNQHFPCDGYTLTEEKGCLVLGWRGKPIIAASCWKC; from the coding sequence atggctcCCGTTGTGATGGAACCCACCTGTCAAAATACTCTGAAGAGGAAAGGGCCGGAAACACTCCTGCAACTGGGATGTCGTTACCCTCACAACGATGACATTGAATCTGGGGACGACATTACCCCGCACGGCCTCTCCTATGCCTACAAAAACAGCCCCCCTCTGGGAATTTATCCCTCACCTGATCATACCACCAGCCCTCCCAACGATGATACTTCGGTAATAACCCAGGAGAACAATGGCACTAATTCTGAACGGTACCGGCGGATGAATGGCCCTGCACGCCAAAAAAGAAACGCTTCGACGCCCTTGGTGGAGAGTGAGAAGAACGGGACCTTCCCTTTCCTCTATGGGGAAGAGACTCTTAAAGGGAAGCCCGAGGTGGAGAAATTCAGCCCCAAAAAGCCTCAGTTCCGCGACCATATCTGGAAATATGCACAGATGTACAGAGCAGAGACGTGCATGACCGTGGATTTGGAAGAAGCTGTGGGAAACAATACGCCGGCAGGTGGAGGAGAGATCGATCCGGGCGAAGGAGTTGAGCTGGTTCAGCGGCTGTTCGCGTGCGCGGAAGCGGTAGCCTGTCGTGACGCAAGACAGGCGGCCAAAATCATACATGATCTGGGTTACCTGGTGTCACCTTACGGCTCCTCCCTGCAGCGTGTAGCCACTTGTTTTATTCGGGGGCTTGCGGTTCGTCTAGCGGTGCTGTTGAACCCAAATGGTTGCAGCAGCCTCCCGCAGGCGGCGTCGCCGCTGAGTCAGGTGGAGGAGCCGAGCAAAGGGGAGAAAGAGGAGGCGCTGCGGTTGGTTTACGAGCAGTGCCCATACATTCCGTTCGGCCATTTCGCGGCAAACGTTGCGATCATGGAAGCCTTTGAGGGAGAGGATTTTGTACACGTTGTTGACCTGGGCATGACATCAGGTCTCTCGTGCGGTCTACAATGGTGTCATTTGATTGAAAAACTGGTGGCCCGCCGTGGAGGCCCGCCTCAACTCCTGCGCATCACGGGTATCGGGTCCTCCGCCGCCACCATGGCGGTTATCGGCGCGCAGATCGAGGCCCACGCTCAGGCGATGGATTTGGCGTTGGAGTTCCAGCCGGTGGAGGCGGCGCTTGAGAACGTGGTGGCGTCGATGCTGGAGATTAGAGATGGGGAGGCGCTGGCTGTGAATAGCGTGGTGGAGTTGCACTGTGTGGTGAAGGAAAGTAGGGGATCGCTCAACGCGGTTCTGCAGGCGATTCATAAGCTCCGCCCCAAGGTGCTTACGCTGGTGGAGCAGGACGCTAGCCATAATGGACCTTTCTTCCTTGGCCGATTCATGGAGGCGCTTTACTACTATTCTGCTATTTTTGACTCGCTTGACGCCATTTTGCCCCGCTCCAGTACCCAGAGAGTGAAGATGGAGCAGTTCTACTTTGGGGAGGAGATCAAGAATATCGTTAGCTGTGAAGGCCCCGCTAGAGTGGAGCGCCATGAGCGGGTGGACCAGTGGCGCCGCCGTATGAGTCGTGCCGGCTTCCAGTCTAGCCCGCTCAAGATCATCACTCTCGCTAAAGCCTGGCTGAATCAGCACTTTCCCTGTGATGGGTACACGCTCACTGAGGAGAAAGGTTGCTTGGTGCTCGGCTGGCGTGGCAAGCCTATCATCGCTGCTTCTTGCTGGAAGTGCTAG